ataattaattaggaTATATATTCagctgattaattaattaattaattgggatATATTAGAAAGTGAGAAGCGTTCAATAAAACTCAATTCCAGGTGAATCAGAGAAATAATGTTACGATTAATCGTCCTCGGGGCCCTGGCGACCCTCGTCACAGCCCAATTCCAGCCGCAGCCCTCGGGCAGAATTCTCGAGCCCCCGATTCCACAACTGTGCGCCCAAAGTAAGTATCAAtcttttattgtaaaaaatctAACTATTATATTTCTCTTCAACAACGGACAAACAAATTAGACAGACCCGCATGCCACAGTCACGAATTACCGAAGAACCGCTTATCTAGAAAGTTAGCAAATTCCGGGTGGAATCCCCGAGGTTTCTTCCTCTAACAAATATTCAACTGTTGGATTTACTGGTCACGAATAATGACATTGACACTTTCACATTACCACTAAGTGAATACAACCTCCAGTGTTGCGGGCGTCAACGTCTAGAATTTCAATTCATCCGAGCCgtcaaatattgaaaatcattTGCAATTTCTAAATATTCTAATTTATTAGGCCCAGTCTTCGCTTGACAAACTCAATTCCAATTATATTTTGCACTCAATTTCTTGTTAAATTAAATGACGCAacgaataataatgaaaagaaagaataacgaaatgaaaagagtgtaaactaatttttgaaaaatccttgagagtaaaaaagatgaaaataaaacaaatgaataaaatagaatgaaaaaccTAAGATTCGTAGCAATCCCCATTATAGAGAAGGAATTGTCGCACAAAATAGCCCAAGAAGCGATAAAAAATCTCTTAAGGATAATCCCTGGATACATCAATTTCCATAATAATCGATAGAAATTTCTAacggttgaaaaaaatcgacaaattAGCATGGAAAGTCCCTGCTAATGTCGAAATAGTTTTGAATGAAGAAAACAAACCTCCACGCGGATATGGGAAAGTCATCATTAGCATTTTAAACAGGCGGGTCGTGAATTTCATTGGATACCATGCCAATGTCTAGGTCGTTCCGAGCTCGCAAGTGTTGTGGGTCACGAGCCAGCATGACGAATAAACCGTGcccctctcctcctcctcctcttgcCACCGTGGAATTTCACAGGGCAATGGTTCACCATTACATGAGTTTCACCTTGTGGCATCTCTCATATTGGTGTCAATCCGTTTCGGCGGAATCAACCGAAACCGTTTGACTCGACTTCCGTTCGCCAATTAGAAGGACgcgtttatgattttttttttcatttcctcggGAAACAAGTAGGGATACTTCTTCAtcaggagaataaaaattataatgtatGCAATATCTGTCACGACGAAAGTCTTTGAGCTCGACGATTGTTTTTCTCTATCGTCTATTTAATTGTAACGGAGCATGTTGGAGCAATTAATGTCGATGGCAAAACTAAAgttgagaaattaattaatagggGTATTGTGTATTTAAAGATCCTTAAACTAATCCGAAAGCTAATggatagataaataaatgagtatTGCTCGATCAAATATGctcgagaaataaataattatatggaGCATTATTTCTCTCAATGTATAAGTAAAACAATCCTTGTTAAGGAAGCATCCACGAACGCTACAGCGGCAAGGGTTATTACTATTCCTGGGCAGAGCCAAGGACGGCAGGGCAAGAAGTCGACTGGATATCAGGTAGAAATTTCTGCAGGAAACGTTGTATGGATCTCGTTTCCCTCGAGACCTCCGCCGAGAACGAATTCATCAAGAGTCGCCTGGTTCAGAACAACGTAAAGTACATCTGGACGTCGGGACGTCTTTGCGACTTCAAGGGATGTGACAGGCCCGACCTCCAACCCCTAAATATCAACGGATGGTTTTGGACAGCTGAGCTGCAGAAACTCGCCCCAACCACCGATCGCAACCAGAACGATTGGTCGGAGAGCGGTGGTATTGGTAAACCTCAGCCTGATAATCGCGAGGCCATTCAGGGAGGAGCTCCTGAGAACTGTCTAGCTCTACTCAATCAATTCTATAACGATGGAGTTAACTGGCACGACGTAGCTTGTCACCACAAGAAACCGTGGGTCTG
This genomic stretch from Diachasmimorpha longicaudata isolate KC_UGA_2023 chromosome 6, iyDiaLong2, whole genome shotgun sequence harbors:
- the LOC135163896 gene encoding uncharacterized protein LOC135163896 encodes the protein MLRLIVLGALATLVTAQFQPQPSGRILEPPIPQLCAQRSIHERYSGKGYYYSWAEPRTAGQEVDWISGRNFCRKRCMDLVSLETSAENEFIKSRLVQNNVKYIWTSGRLCDFKGCDRPDLQPLNINGWFWTAELQKLAPTTDRNQNDWSESGGIGKPQPDNREAIQGGAPENCLALLNQFYNDGVNWHDVACHHKKPWVCEENDSLLKYVRFTNPNMRV